Genomic window (Erythrolamprus reginae isolate rEryReg1 chromosome 3, rEryReg1.hap1, whole genome shotgun sequence):
tgccaagcttgggaaacactggcatacatTGTAAATAGTATTTATAATTTTACTTATATTAGTAttgtgttattggctgaacaaccaccactgccacatatactctgtttaTAAGTTTAGGATCCTAACATTGGCTATAAGCCCAGTGTGAAGTGCTAACACTGGTGCTTTAACCATTGCACCAAACTGGCTCATCTTATTCAGCATCCCCAAAGGCAACAACGAGTACCTCCCTACCCATGGTGCTCACCTTTCTTGACGTGCAACATAATGATCAGCAATACAACTGGAAGATGAGTCTTCATTACTTCCTCAAATTCATCCACGATGAAAACGCCGATTTTGAAGGTTCCCCTCCTGGTTTTGATACAGAAAAGCATTAGGTCACTACGGAAGCTAGGAATTGCATCTTTTCACACCCAAGGAACTGACACCGAAGAGAAACCAAGAAACAATGAtgggaaactaaccaaggagagaagcaacctggaatgaagTGAGGAcacttaatcagtggaacggcttgccaccggaagttgtgggtgctccatcactggaggtgttTAAggtggacagccacttgtctggaatgatgtttgtttgtttgtccgtccgtctgtccatccgtcaatccatccatcaatccacccacctccaccccaccccaccccaccccaacttatctatctatctatctatctatctatctatctatctatctatctatctatctatctatctacctttctttctatctatctatctatctatctatctatctatctatctattctatctatctacctacatacctatctatcctctctctatcctctctctctctttctcatctatctatctatctgtctgtctgtctgtctgtctatctatctatctatctacctacctacctacctacctacctacctacctaaaaaTGAaagctcaaacacacacacaggtttcAAAAATAAAGCAAATGTCCTTTTTACCAGACGTTTGTTACTTCACAAACACAAATTAAATCAATGTCTCTTCCTTTGTTAAAATCCGGGCGTGAGGCCAAATTGATAAGATAACGGCACACACATTTGCTTCCCAGCCAAAAGTCTACTGTACTCTACAAATGTCCAACACTGAATCCAGGTTTGTCAGTCAAAACACTCTTTACAGGCTTTTCTCCTCCGGAGGTATGAATGTTGtcttcttgcaaagagcaccctctaaaccaggggtccccaaactttttacacagggggccagttcattgtccctcaaactgttgtagggccggactattaaaaaaaactatgaacaaatcccgatgcacattgcacataccttattttaaagtaaaaaacaaaatgggaacatactatttagaggggggagaagaaatccgaaattcatatatgtttatgttttgtttctaattttcttttgttaacatctgattggctatacaaggttttcttggtttatagaaaaatgtataaagaaagaaggaagcactttggcataatgattaataagttagaaatataattggtgttgtactttttgaaggaacattaaggagagagtttaattaaaataaaagtatgtacctatgctcctgtcactcacccgcgggccggataaatggcctcagcgggccgcattcggcccacgggccatagtttggggaccgctgctctaaacTCTTTCCCCTTAAATACCCTCTGGGAGtgcagactatgcacagctgagctcacttcctctttctgagcttcCTTAACTGCTCCTGCCGCCCCCATATCCTTCTCACTCATACATTCAGGATCAGGTCCCTCATTTCCTTGTCCTCAGACTCTgacaaagccccagttgggggctgcACATCCCCACTTGGGGTgtctatagcctctgtaggctcctcaccCCCAGACTCTCCCTCTGGCTCGCTCTCTGATTCCTCCGGCAGCCACACACATCGGCCATGCCCAGATGGCCCCaactcatcaggctcaaggtccGTGGCCAGAGGGCCTGGCTGCGGGTCAACCACAAGGCTATCTATTAGAcatttatgccacccaatcccaatgggactcagggcagcttacaacaatataaaaacagtacaatAGTAAAAAGATGttgaatattaaataataaacaataaaaaaccatttaaaaacccACAAAGCAGGGGTCAAATCAACACAtatacataattaataataataataatttattatttattatttattacttagatttgtatgccgcccctctccgaagactcggggcggctcacaacatgtggaaacaaatcataaataatctaacaatttaaaatatttaagatttaaaagaccccatgtactaacagagatacacacaagcataccatatataaattaaacatgcccaggggaagatgtttcagttcccccatgcctgacggcaaaggtgggttttaaggagtttacggaaggcaggaagagtaggggcagttctaatctccggggggagttggttccagagggccggtgcctccacagagaaggctcttcccctggggcccgccaaccgacattgtttagttgatgggatccggagaaggcccactctgtgggacctaattggtcgctgggattcgtgcggcaggaggcggtctcggagatattctggtccaatgccatgaagggctttaaaggtcataaccaacactttgaattgagaccggaaactgatcggcagccaatgcagactgcggagtgatggtgaaacatgggcatacctaggtaagcccatgactgctctcgcagctgcattctgcacgatctgaagtttccgaacacttttcaaaggtagccccatgtagagagcattacagtagtcgaacctcgaggagatgagggcatgagtgactgtgagcaatgagtcccggtccagatagggccgcaactggtgcaccaggcgaacctgggcaaacgcccccctcgccacagctgagagatgtttttctaatgtgagctgtggatcgaggaggacgcccaagttgcggatcctctctgagggggtcaataattccccccccagggtgatggacggacagatgggattgtccttgggaggcaaaacccacagccactccgtcttatccgggttgagcttgagtctgttgacacccatccaggccccaacagcctccaggcaccggcacatcacttccaccgcttcgttgactgggcatggggtggagatgtaaagctgggtatcatccgcatattgatgatacctcaccccatgtccttggatgatctcgcccagcggtttcatgtagatgttgaatagcaggggggagaggaccgacccctgaggcaccccacaagggagaaacctaggagtcgacctctgaccccccactaacaccgactgcgaccggccaaagaggtaggaggagaaccactgaagaacagtgcctcccacccccaacccctccagccggtgcagaaggataccatggtcgatggtatcgaaagccgctgagaggtcaaggagcaacaggacagaggataaacccctgtcccgggcctgccagagatcatccatcaacgcgagcaaagcggtttccgtgctgtaaccgggcctgaaacccgactgctggggacctagataatcggcttcttccaaggaccgctggagctggagtgccaccaccttctcgacaaccttccccataaagggaaggttggagactggatgatagttgttaagcacagctgggtccagggagagcttcttgaggagggggcgcacgagcgcttctttatagagtgatggaaaaactcccctccccaaggaagcgttggtaatctcctgggcccagctccgcgtcacctccctgctggccgaaaccaaccaggagggacacggatccagtaaacaggtggcggaactcacagctccaatggccttgtccacttcatcaggtgtcaccagatcaaactcttcccagacaggtggacaagtacgtgccccagtcacctcgactgactcgttgtcagtcgactctgttttacaattggagtcgaggtcggcccggatccgagcgactttatcagcgaaaaacgtgttaaaatcctcggcactgctctgcaagggctccccaactcccccctggttaagaagggagcgggtcaccctaaacagagcgggcgggcgggattccgctgatgcaatcaaggcggcatggtacgcgcatcttgccgccttgagcgccactttgtaagtcttaataaaagctcttacaagtgttcggtcggattcagacctactcttcctccatcgcttctctagacatctcttttggcgtttcaactcccggagctcctcgttgaaccatggggctctacggggtctaacgccacggagaggtcgcaaaggcgcaatccgatcaagagcccccgccgcagccctgttccaggcctccgcgagagactccgacgaactgtggacgagtgcctctggaataaccccaagcgccgtctgaaagccctctgggtccatcaggcgtctggggcggaacatcttcattggttccgcctccctgcgggggaggattggagccaggaagtcaagccgtagtagaagaatataataataataataataataataataataataataataataataagttattagacttgtatgctgcccctttccaaagactcagagcgactcacaacaaaatacaaagcgcaaatctaatattaaaaaacaattataaaaacccattagaAAAAACACTattaccatccaattaaaccatacataaaatgaaacagctaagggtcagttatatcccccaagcctggcggcataggtgggttttcagtaatttgcgaaaggcaaggagggtgggggaagtcctaatctccacggggagttgattccagagggccggggccgccacagagaaggctcttctcctgggacccgccagacgacatatcACTCATATTCAATTCGGCTCTGACAGATGTAAtattcatggcccccatgcctgctggcaaaaTAAGGTCTTCACAAGCCTTTtcggtgggagcagtatggacatcggggaggggggggttggttccatagagctggggcagccacagagaaggccctctcccatggtcctgccaacctgtattgcttagtcgacgggacccagagaaggccagcccTATGAGATCTTATTGGTTTCGCTGGACCTGACATGTAAGAAAGATAGACTTCAGAAGTTGCAGGAGAACAGCTTATCCAACAGCAGGAGAAGAGCACCATCTAATGTCTATCTTGGTATTTCCACCATTGCCTTAATAGTTCTTGTACTATTGCAGTGTTGTACTATTGTAGTGTTTCTCAATTAATTGTatattgcagtgtttctcaattaatCTCTGCGATATtaagaaaaaagcaaaacaatatacagtgatacctcgtcttacgaaattaattggttccaggaggaggttcgtaaggcaaaaagttcgtaagacgaaactatgtttcccataggaaacaatgtaaaacggattaatgtgtgcaaggggaaaaaaattgcaaaaacggcactccactGGGcagcgccgcctggctgtcaccttttgaaacagctgggcgcttctcggcattctcccgaacgctgaacccaaaaatttcggcaaaagttcgtgttcgtgttcgggagtccacgttttggccggccaggaaagacgtctccgtgacatcaaagctccgcccatggaattccctattgggattccccacatccgtttgagcctcccgaccggccgacagctccgcggctcttctgcaaaggtgacagccgggttcggcgttcgcggcggggggttcgtaaggtgaaaaaagttcgtaataagaggcacaaaaatcccaaaccccaggttcgtatcttgaaaagttcgtaagacgagcggttcgtatcacgaggtactactgtatatctacACATATGTAAACCGTATATTTATACAAAcaattataaaagaaatatacGGATGTCAAAGAAATGAATATTAGTGTATTGTAAAAAATGTTATAggcatttttttctttatgttaTTTGTATCacctgtattgtactgtattggttttttcccctgttgtatggatttattttattgttgttcgtTCTTATGTCTGTttgtaaaatatttgaaatattaagaccttccaccatttttgcagcccgtctttggacccgttcaatttcatccatatctttttgtaggtgaagtctccagaactggacacagtatttcaaatggggtctcaccagcgctctatacatcacgatcacaatctccctcttccagcttgttatacctctagctatgcagccaagcattcagtggagcctgtttttgattaggcaggcataggctaccatggttagggccctcttttgacacgggCCCTGGCCAGCTTAATCAGGCTGATGTTTTGGGGTCaccggcctggcccataagcgccACCTCAGCCgggcactcacagcgaatggtgtggaaaGAGGCTTTCGGGTGCTGTTcgaagctttcgcccagctgcagaggatgctacTTCCTTGTCCAGTAGCAGGTTCACCACACTGTTCATGGTTACCATGGCGCCCGcagagaacaacaagaacccacgcaGCTGCCCCACCCTGCCTCTTCTCTTCCGGGCTTGTAGTAGTGTGCAACTGGGAAACACTTCCCATCTGGGCAAATCGATTGAGAGGGACCACGCATGTTCCTTGGGGTCATACACAACCCCCTGACATCACTCCACCCCCAAGAGAAACACaggactattattatttattattattatttattagatttgtatgccgcccctctctgaacactcggggtggctcacaacagcaataaaaacaatatagcagtggaacaaatctaatattaaaaacatataaaaccttatcattattttaaaaaaccaaacagcacattcataccaaacataaaacaaagtataaaaaagcctgggggaaaggtgtctcaattcccccatgcctggtggtataagtgagtcttgagtagtttaggaaagacagggagggtgggggtcgttctaatctccgggggagttggttccagagggccggggccaccacagagaaggctcttcccctgggtcccgccaagtgacattgtttagttaacgggactcagagaaggccaactctatgggaccttattggtcgctgggattcgtgcaggcggttccggaggtaatctggtccaatgccatgtagggctttaaaggtcatgaccagatAGAATTgtgcttgggaggcaaaacccacagccactccgtcttatccgggttgagcttgagtttgttgacacccatccagaccccagcagcctccaggcaccggcacatcacttccactgcttcgctgactgttTACTTCCTGCgcaacttttgctaccagtgccactgtaccggtagcaacccaatactggtgctGACTCCGGGTGAGTCTGAGGACATGGGAAGGCTTCCAAATAGCCTCAACGACTCTCtacaaaagaatgcaaatgaccagctgtctgcaacgaatataaatccttccattccccaccatccaagtCAGAACTGACGAAGCTTctaggatgagaagcaaaacgccttttaaaggaaaaaacaaacagaaagtcCCGTTGcctttgaaaaaacacctttggagcaaccaggacctggatgactgagaatttcttaCAGACATCTCAcattggaggttttcaaaaatatttctctctctccattcattcattcattcaaatataTAAGccaaccttagaaacatagaagactgacggcagaaaaagacttcatggtccatctagtctgcctttatactattttctgtattttatcttaggatggatatatgtttatcccaggcatgtttaaattcagttcctgtggattgaccaaccacgtctgctggaagtttgttccaaggatctacgactctttcagcaaaataatattttctcacgtggcttctgatctttcccccaactaagctgaTTGTgctcccttcttcttgtgttcaacTTCCTATTAAAGTAATCCCTTCCCTGTAATCTGTCAGAGCTCCCCTGAGGACAGGGCCCATCAATAACAAGATTTAATAAATCAGCACCCTAAATAAAACATGATTCGGAAAAATCGTAGTGGTAGAAACAtaaaaacctagaagattgacggcagaaaaagacctcatggtccatcttgtctgcccttgtactatttcctgtattttatattgggatggatatatgtttatcccaggcatgtttaaattcagttactgtggattgaccaaccacgtctgctggaagtttcttccaaggatctactactcattcagtaaaataatattttctcatgttgcttttgatctttcccccaactaacttcagattgtacatataaacatagaagactgatggcagaaaaagacctcatggtccatctagtctgcccttatactatttcctgtattttatcttaggatggatggatgtttatcccaggcatgtttaaattcagtgactgtggatttaccaaccatgtctgctggaagtttgttccaaggatctactactctttcagtgaaataatattttctcacgttgcttttgatctttcccccaactaacctcagattgtgtccccttgttcttgtgttcactttcctattgaaaacacttccctcctggaccttatttaaccctttaatatatttaaatgtttcgatcatatcccccccccccccctttcccttctgtcctccagactatacagattgagttcatgaagtctttcctgatacgttttatgcttaagaccttccaccattcttgtagcccgtctttggacccgttcaacatGGCAATGAAAGGAAGGAGAAACGAGAAAGGAACTTGTTATGAATCATAATGTTTATTCCATTCAAAAAGTTCATGGTACTGTCACACAATGGTGCTGAATGTAAAAATGTGATATATTTTAATGAGTTCAAATGTGAAGAGGATGAATGTAACAGACAAAACGGATTTGCATTAAAGACCCTCGTCCAAAGTTGCATATCTTCTCACCCAAGCAAACACATTTTAAGGCCTCCGTCATGATTTCAAACTTCTTGCCACAACAGCATAGAACAGTGCTTCTAGATCTCATTGATGTTAAAAAacgggaggacttcaactcccagaagtcccacCCATCTTAAAAAGTTCAATGGAGAACTTATGGCCCCCATGATTTTTCTTAGCTGTGCCCCCATCTCCCCACAAGCAATGTTGGAAAGcacaatcccacccaccccaccaaaAATAAAAGAGGAAAGTAATCCCATAAAACTAGTAAAATCCCATTTAAAAAGCACAACCGTCGAATGGCATTCTCAAGACACAATTGCTGGACCTCGTCCGGACACGTCTCCCTCACAGCCTGGATCCAAAGAGATAGAAAAGGCTGGCGAGCGTCGCCAAGGCCAACACCAGGGGGTTGATTCGGATGCTGTTGGCCCCGCTGATGTTGCACAGGAAGGAGTCGCAGCACTTGATTGACACGGCCGCGATGCCAATATTGATCCCGGTTTGAGGGCAAACCGGCACGCAGCCCTTGCTGATCGACTGCGTAGAATATCCACCTGTtcggaaaggggagggggaaaaaaagaaagaaatacagtgaaATCTTTAGATGTTTATGGAAGAAGAGAAGATATCTGTGGACTTTCTGAAAGTCACAtacaaaaaaaccaccccagaTTGTTAACAGGAAGCAACTTCTTATTTGGAATATTTCatcaagaactggaaaaaaaccaGTTATACCTGGTCATTCATATAACGGCAGCCAGGCTAGcatatggtttaattggatggtatgactgttttataatgggtttttataattgtttttaatattagatttgtgccttgtatttggagaggggcagcatgcaagtctaacaaattattattattattattattattaattattactattattattacaatattattattattattattattattattattattattattattattattattattattgaaacatagaagtgtgatggcagaaaaagacctcatggtccatctagtctgcccttatactatttgtattttatcttagaatggatatatgtttattattttattttatgcttattattctgtattttattttaggatggatctattattattactattattactattattactattactactgctactactactactactactactactactactactattattattatgtcagtacaacacagcaaatgagatcattatgctggatttcgtatttcatcaccagtcgggcgcttcccaagcacctaggactgcgtgatgtagcggtgaatgatgtttgccgatcccagtaaagcggccttttgcaattgacagatggagattttgtcaattccgatggttttcaaatgtccgctgagatcctttggcattgcgcccaacgtgccaagtaccactgggaccactttcacgggcttatgccagagtcgttgcagctcgatttttagatcttcgtatttcactctaactgcttctcctcaattctgctgtttcctgggactgcgatgtcgatgatccatactttctttttctccacgatcacaatgtctggtgtgttatgcttcagaattcggtcagtttgaagtcggaagtcccacagtagtattgcttgctcattttcaaccacttttttcgggcttatgatcccaccagttctttgccactgggaaatggtagttccggaacacattccagtggatcatctgtgccacagcatcatgtttaCGCGTGTAGTCAGTCTAtgagatctttttgcagcagctgagtatgtgatcgattgtttcatctgtttctttacagagtctgcactttggatcgtctgttggttTTTCAGTTCTGCCTTtggcagcatttgttctaatggcctgttcttgtgccgccagtattagtccttctgtctcctttttgagtgttccacttgtaagccatgaccaggtcttttctttatccactttgccttcattctccaagaactgtccatgcaatgctttgttccgccaactgtccatatgacattgagttacattttttctgtactggtccttagtttgcttcaccttgagaagcttcctattgttgacctccatcaacgctgactctttgctcccattcacatagtcagctaatgcatgcttctcttcttccactgtctgcttcacttgcaaaagtcctctgccgcctatttttctTGGTAAATACAGAGAGGGCAAGCAGTGGACATGAGGAGCCATGGAGCTCAGGCGATGCGCAAGGACTGCTCCCTCTTGATCCCCGAGCATGGAGAGTGAAGAGAAGGCGGGAACAGAGCAGGCTGAGTTGGCTACTTGGGAGGCGAGCACCCCACCTCTCTTCACAAGGACTGCGATGTAAGGAGACGTTTTGGGGAAGGGCATTGGTTGGGAACAAACACTGAATTGGTCGAGTTTGATGTGCCAGTTTGGTTCTTCTCTGATTTAGTGGATTCATTGTTTGTTCCTTGGTTTGCGCACTCCTTtccctgttctttttttttttttatggacTGGGCACATGTGCTTTGTATTGGAACTTGTTGATAGTGTCTGTGGCCCAAAGGTTTGGGACCTGATTCAGCAGGCCAACCCCTGAAGGAAATGTTATactgcatttttcggagtataagactcctttcccttttcctccctaaaagaggctgataatttgggtgtgtcttatactctgaatgtagcttttttccagctctaattaGCTTCTAATAATTTCCCCAGCTCttacattgttactctctgcgaagaatgttttccgagcCCCAAgattttccagggtttttttcattgctctgtttactccaaatgtttctttccgggCGCTaatgatgtttctttccagccctaaccaggtgttaacaatgttcccagctcttacccgcttgcaagcgctttcattgttactctctgcaaagaatgtttttcaagccctaaatctttgcagggttttttccattgctctgcttgctccaaatgtttctttccaggcgctaatgatgtttctttccagccctaaccaggtgctaacaatgttcccagctcttacccgcttgcaagcgctttcattgttactctctgcaaagaatgtttttcaagccctaaatctttgcagggttttttccattgctctgcttgctccaaatgtttctttccaggcgctaatgatgtttctttccagccctaaccaggtgctaacaatgttcccagctcttacccgcttgcaagcgctttcattgttactctctgcaaagaatgtttttcaagccctaaatctttgcagggttttttccattgctctgcttactccaaatgtttctttccaggcgcTAATGATGttttcagctcttactggcttgcaagctctttcatttttaatctatctgaatacattttttaaaagccctaaccagggaataaaataatggctAAGAATGCTAGATTTTtttcattgaaacatagaagatagatggcagaaaaagacctcatggtccatctagtctgcccttgtactatttcctgtattttatcttaggatggatctatgtttatcccaggcatgtttaaattgagttactgtggatttatcaaccacatctgctggaagtttgttccaagcatctactattctttcagtaaaataatattttctcatgttgcttttgatctttcccccaactaacctcagattgtgtccccttgttcttgtgttcactttcctattaaaaacacttccctcctggaccttatttaaccctttaacatatttaaatgtttcgatcatgtcccccctttcccttctgtcctccagactatacagattgagttcatgaagtctttcctgatacgttttatgcttaagacctgccaccattcttgtagcccgtctttggacccgttcaattttgtccatatcttttcgtaggtgaggtctccagaactgaacacagtattccaaatggggtctcagcagcgctctatatagcgggatcacaatctccctcttcctgcttgttatacctctagctatgcagccaagcatcctacttgctttccctaatgcccgaccacactgctcacccattttgagactgtcagaagtcacgacccctaaatccttctcttccctattttcctcccccaaaactaaggtgcttcttatactcagGTGAATCTTATGCTCCAAAATATACCATTTCACCAAGCCAAAATAACGTACCAATCCCAGCACCGGTATACGTGGTGGCGCAGTAGTTGTCCTGATCGGAACAGATCTGCCATCTCCAGCAGCCCCAGTTCGATTCGACGCCATCGCACGACCAACAGACTAGTGAGAAAACTGGTGGTGGGGAGAGAAGATTTCAGAAAGGTGAGACGCGGCAGTGaaactgtttgtttatttttacatcatTTTTCTCCCGcctttatttttagaaataactcaaggtggcgatTTCCccccacaataacaacaaccCTGCGAGGTGGGC
Coding sequences:
- the LOC139166038 gene encoding lymphocyte antigen 6E-like; this encodes MKAPLAILLAACLCVDNVFSLVCWSCDGVESNWGCWRWQICSDQDNYCATTYTGAGIGGYSTQSISKGCVPVCPQTGINIGIAAVSIKCCDSFLCNISGANSIRINPLVLALATLASLFYLFGSRL